Proteins co-encoded in one Quercus robur chromosome 8, dhQueRobu3.1, whole genome shotgun sequence genomic window:
- the LOC126696022 gene encoding F-box protein CPR1-like, producing the protein MVPLAIRRKIRYSVSVGFGIDSKTSDYKVARILSFQDRKSASSPKLEVEVYSLATAEWKTLTTALPPTSTECYGNPHASSVNGALHWVASRRTKDNMLIKFVMVLDLEDEVFSEIAMPKFAENERNLPSTISAYGNSLALYQEVSMNYLNIWLMKEYGNASSWTKIVILADQGPRYYRPSAKGFRKCVVMATEAFDDQMLATTYDHLVYDELAGRFFRAKNA; encoded by the exons ATGGTCCCATTGGCCATTAGGAGGAAAATAAG ATACAGTGTTTCTGTTGGGTTCGGAATTGATTCCAAAACCAGTGACTATAAGGTGGCGAGGATTCTGAGTTTTCAAGATAGAAAAAGCGCGTCTTCACCCAAGCTTGAGGTTGAGGTTTACTCACTTGCCACTGCTGAATGGAAAACGCTTACTACAGCCTTGCCTCCCACAAGTACTGAATGCTATGGTAACCCACATGCTTCTTCTGTCAATGGGGCTCTGCATTGGGTTGCTTCCAGAAGAACTAAAGACAATATGCTTATCAAGTTTGTTATGGTACTCGATTTGGAGGATGAGGTTTTCAGTGAGATAGCGATGCCGAAATTTGCCGAAAATGAACGTAACTTGCCCTCAACTATTTCAGCATATGGGAATTCCCTTGCCTTGTATCAAGAGGTTTCTATGAACTATCTCAATATATGGCTGATGAAGGAGTATGGGAATGCGTCCTCGTGGACCAAAATTGTAATTTTGGCTGATCAAGGTCCCAGATATTACAGACCAAGTGCAAAAGGTTTTAGGAAGTGTG TGGTGATGGCAACAGAAGCTTTTGATGACCAGATGCTTGCaactacttatgatcatttgGTTTATGATGAATTGGCAGGAAGATTCTTTAGGGCTAAAAATGCTTAA
- the LOC126694963 gene encoding receptor-like protein EIX2 yields MVMDGSLRSIAITLTLFLWLLTIVTLLPKLCSGEFEVRCIESERQALLKFKQDLEDPSNRLASWATTDEDCCHWLGVVCHNLTGHVHQLHLRSVPPSDDQFTTDDQYGAQLEAYKRSRLIGKINPSLLDLKYLTYLDLSYNDFCGTQIPKFLGSMGSLRYLNLSNARFGGMVPHQLGNLSNMHYLDLGGNYGYNLYVLSLQWLSGLPLLQHLDLSYVDLSQASDWLQVTNKLPSLLKMWLSGCYLGFTPLIPNINFSSLTTLDLSSTTLENNLIPKWVFGLHNLVSLDLSSIGFHGSIPIDLQNMTSLRHLDLSYNFFNSSIPNWLYNFSHLEFLNLGSNNFQGTISSAIGNLTSAIRIDFSGNELNGKVPRSLGNLCNLREIRFSYNKWNQKIFELLESLSRCVSHGLETLEMNDARLSGHLINELGQFKNLVVLSLGYNLISGPIPWSIGNLSSLRSLNLETNQINGTLPQCFGQLSKLEYLNLDSNILEGVVSKVHFANLMRLTTLVASRNRLTLEVSDKWVPPFQLNALYLRSWILGPKFPLWFCSQKHLEFLDISNTGISDLIPHLFWNLSSQFTYLNISHNHIHGNIPHIPMLLSMSSVIDMSSNQFIGSLPYISPNVSFLDLSDNKLSGSISHFLCYKMNEVKHMKFLNLRKNLLSGEISDCWEMWQSLFALNLGNNNFTGSIPISIGSLVALSYLHLQDNKFSGKIPLSLKNCE; encoded by the coding sequence aTGGTCATGGACGGTTCCTTGAGATCAATAGCCATTACGTTAACCCTTTTCCTTTGGTTGCTCACTATAGTGACTCTTCTTCCTAAGCTCTGCAGCGGTGAGTTTGAGGTTCGTTGCATTGAAAGTGAGCGACAAGCACTTCTCAAGTTCAAGCAAGACCTTGAAGATCCTTCGAACCGGCTTGCCTCTTGGGCTACAACTGATGAGGATTGTTGTCACTGGTTGGGAGTTGTCTGCCACAACCTTACTGGTCATGTCCACCAACTCCATCTCAGAAGCGTTCCTCCTTCGGATGACCAGTTTACAACTGATGATCAATATGGAGCTCAATTAGAAGCTTATAAGCGGTCAAGGCTTATTGGTAAGATAAATCCTTCTCTACTTGATTTGAAGTATTTGACTTACTTGGACCTTAGCTACAATGATTTTTGTGGCACTCAAATTCCCAAATTCCTCGGTTCAATGGGGAGTTTAAGATATCTTAACCTCTCCAATGCAAGATTTGGAGGAATGGTACCTCATCAACTTGGGAATCTCTCAAATATGCACTATCTTGATCTTGGAGGTAATTATGGCTATAATTTATATGTCCTGAGCCTTCAATGGCTTTCTGGTCTTCCTTTACTACAACACCTTGATTTGAGTTATGTAGACCTTAGCCAAGCCTCTGATTGGTTACAGGTGACAAACAAACTCCCTTCCTTGTTAAAGATGTGGTTGTCAGGTTGCTACCTTGGTTTTACCCCATTAATACccaatattaatttttcatctctCACCACCCTTGATCTTTCATCCACCACTTTAGAAAACAACTTGATTCCAAAATGGGTCTTTGGTCTTCATAATTTGGTTTCTCTTGATCTATCTTCCATTGGGTTTCATGGTTCAATTCCTATTGATCTACAGAACATGACTTCACTTAGGCACCTTGATCTATCTTACAACTTCTTCAACTCTTCAATTCCCAATTGGTTGTACAATTTTAGTCATCTTGAATTCCTCAACCTTGGCTCCAACAATTTTCAAGGTACAATCTCTAGTGCCATTGGAAACCTAACATCTGCCATTAGAATAGACTTCTCCGGCAACGAACTTAATGGAAAGGTACCAAGATCTTTGGGTAATCTCTGCAACCTAAGAGAAATTAGATTTTCATATAACAAATGGAATCAAAAGATATTTGAACTCTTAGAAAGTTTATCAAGATGTGTTTCACATGGACTAGAGACCTTAGAAATGAATGATGCTAGACTTTCTGGGCATTTGATCAATGAGCTTGGGCAATTTAAAAATCTAGTTGTGCTGTCTTTGGGGTATAATTTAATTTCAGGTCCAATTCCATGGTCTATAGGAAATCTTTCATCTTTGAGATCCTTGAACCTTGAGACTAATCAAATTAACGGAACTCTCCCTCAATGTTTTGGACAGCTATCCAAATTAGAGTATCTAAATCTTGATTCAAATATATTGGAGGGTGTAGTATCTAAAGTCCATTTTGCCAATTTAATGAGACTAACAACACTTGTTGCATCTCGAAATCGGCTGACTTTAGAAGTAAGTGACAAATGGGTCCCTCCTTTTCAACTAAATGCTTTATATTTGAGATCATGGATATTAGGGCCAAAATTTCCTTTATGGTTTTGTTCACAAAAGCATCTTGAGTTTTTGGATATATCTAACACAGGGATTTCAGATTTGATTCCTCATTTGTTTTGGAACTTGTCTTCTCAGTTTACTTATCTGAATATCTCTCACAATCACATTCATGGAAATATTCCACATATCCCAATGCTTTTGTCCATGTCATCAGTGATTGATATGAGTTCTAATCAATTCATAGGTTCATTACCTTATATATCCCCTAATGTGAGTTTTCTCGATCTTTCTGACAATAAATTGTCTGGATCTATTTCTCACTTTTTGTGTTACAAGATGAATGAGGTCAAACATATGAAATTTCTCAATCTTAGAAAAAATCTCTTATCAGGAGAAATAAGTGATTGTTGGGAGATGTGGCAAAGTTTGTTTGCCTTAAATTTGGGAAACAATAATTTTACTGGTAGTATCCCAATATCCATTGGTTCTTTGGTTGCTCTTTCATATTTGCACCTACAAGACAACAAATTCTCTGGAAAAATACCACTAtctttgaaaaattgtgaatAG